A genomic segment from Bosea sp. OAE506 encodes:
- the pdxH gene encoding pyridoxamine 5'-phosphate oxidase, giving the protein MEQLTSGDFTQEQDPFGLFQTWFEEAKKSEPNDPNAMALSTVDSEGLPNSRMVLLNGRDGEDFVFYTNTQSQKGTELLAQPKAALLFHWKSLRRQVRVRGAVSLVSDEMADAYFNSRPRDSRIGAWASQQSRPLESRFALEKAVALQAAKFGVGTIPRPPHWTGFRISPVYLEFWRDGAFRLHDRVVFRRPAVDQPWTRERLYP; this is encoded by the coding sequence GTGGAACAGTTAACGAGCGGTGACTTCACCCAGGAGCAGGACCCCTTCGGCCTGTTCCAGACCTGGTTCGAGGAGGCGAAGAAGAGCGAGCCGAACGACCCCAACGCGATGGCGCTCTCGACGGTCGATTCGGAGGGGCTGCCCAACAGCCGCATGGTCCTGCTCAACGGCCGCGACGGCGAGGATTTCGTTTTCTACACCAACACCCAGAGCCAGAAGGGCACCGAGCTGCTGGCGCAGCCCAAGGCTGCGCTGCTGTTCCACTGGAAGAGCCTGCGCCGGCAGGTTCGCGTCCGCGGCGCCGTGTCGCTGGTCAGCGACGAAATGGCGGACGCCTATTTCAACTCGCGGCCGCGCGACAGCCGGATCGGTGCCTGGGCCTCGCAGCAGTCGCGCCCGCTCGAGAGCCGCTTCGCCCTGGAAAAGGCGGTTGCCCTGCAGGCGGCGAAGTTCGGCGTCGGCACGATCCCGCGGCCGCCGCACTGGACGGGTTTTCGCATCAGCCCGGTCTATCTCGAATTCTGGCGGGACGGCGCATTCCGGCTGCATGATCGTGTCGTCTTCCGCCGCCCCGCCGTCGACCAGCCCTGGACGCGCGAGCGCCTTTACCCCTGA